One Phycisphaerae bacterium RAS2 DNA window includes the following coding sequences:
- the fabG_1 gene encoding 3-oxoacyl-[acyl-carrier-protein] reductase FabG yields MELTGKTAVVTGAASGIGRATCEAMIKQGIAAIGAVDRSPAMHDTAQKINADTGREVMFPFVGDVTSDEFRQGVFAEMRRRFGPVQVCVPAAGIIRDRLSVKVSRETGRADIYPRKDIEEVFAVNLIAPIYWALEAVASVAEDRVKRGLGRWEPAERTQGAIVLIGSVSSAGNRGQISYATAKAGLEGAQATLAKETIFYGVRCSIIHPGYTDTPMVRALGEDLIDQAILPQTQLRRLLRPDEVADAIVFMLRNSAVSGSLWVDAGWHPAA; encoded by the coding sequence ATGGAACTGACGGGCAAGACAGCCGTCGTCACGGGCGCGGCCAGCGGCATCGGTCGTGCGACGTGCGAGGCGATGATCAAGCAGGGGATCGCAGCGATCGGGGCGGTGGACCGCAGCCCGGCGATGCACGACACGGCGCAGAAGATCAACGCCGACACGGGCCGTGAGGTGATGTTCCCGTTCGTCGGCGACGTGACGAGCGATGAATTTCGCCAGGGTGTTTTCGCGGAGATGCGGCGGCGGTTCGGGCCGGTTCAGGTCTGCGTGCCGGCGGCAGGGATCATCCGCGATCGGTTGTCGGTCAAGGTCAGCAGAGAGACCGGCCGGGCGGACATCTATCCTCGCAAGGACATCGAAGAGGTGTTCGCGGTGAATCTCATCGCGCCGATTTATTGGGCGCTGGAGGCGGTCGCGAGCGTGGCCGAGGATCGCGTGAAGCGCGGGCTGGGTCGGTGGGAGCCTGCCGAGCGCACGCAGGGGGCGATCGTGCTGATCGGATCGGTGTCTTCCGCCGGCAACCGCGGGCAGATTTCGTACGCGACGGCCAAAGCGGGGCTGGAAGGCGCGCAGGCGACGCTTGCGAAAGAGACAATTTTCTATGGCGTGCGATGCAGCATCATCCACCCCGGCTACACCGACACACCGATGGTGCGAGCGTTGGGCGAGGACCTGATCGACCAGGCGATCCTGCCGCAGACGCAGTTGCGACGACTGCTTCGGCCGGATGAAGTGGCCGACGCGATCGTGTTCATGCTGCGCAACAGCGCCGTGAGCGGGTCGCTTTGGGTGGACGCGGGCTGGCACCCGGCGGCGTAG
- the phbC gene encoding Poly-beta-hydroxybutyrate polymerase → MTTIPTNPFLNLFPQAASFQPDFDGFFKRMAATPRVMEIAKNVKVGATPYDVTYREDKLTVRRYRSEVEQKHATPLLLVFALVNRPYILDLLPHKSVVQQFLKGGFDVFLIDWGVPTISDRHLTLEHYIERYMHNVVQHVCEETGQDQASLLGYCMGGTMSAIYTSLHQELVKNFILMAAPVDWSNRESLLAVWTDPKWFDIDKVIDTFGNAVPDWLQGSFGMLKPVSNYIEKYLGFYEKMTDEKFLEEFFAMETWVNDNIPVAGETFRQFVKDFFQNNMLVQGQFRLGNKPVRLENITCPVLNLMASGDHLVPCGQSAPFNDLVGSRDRKAITFPAGHIGLSVGSKAQKELWPQAVEWLAQRSEKL, encoded by the coding sequence ATGACGACGATTCCGACCAACCCGTTCCTGAACCTGTTTCCGCAGGCGGCTTCGTTTCAGCCGGACTTCGACGGCTTCTTCAAGCGCATGGCGGCGACGCCGCGCGTGATGGAGATTGCAAAGAACGTCAAAGTCGGCGCGACGCCGTACGACGTGACCTATCGCGAAGACAAGCTGACGGTGCGGCGCTATCGCTCGGAGGTCGAGCAGAAGCACGCCACGCCGCTGCTGCTGGTCTTCGCGCTGGTGAATCGGCCGTACATTCTCGATCTGCTCCCGCACAAGAGCGTGGTGCAACAGTTCCTCAAGGGCGGGTTCGATGTGTTCCTGATCGACTGGGGCGTTCCGACGATCTCCGACCGCCACCTGACGCTCGAGCACTACATCGAGCGCTACATGCACAACGTCGTGCAGCATGTGTGCGAAGAGACAGGGCAGGATCAGGCGTCGCTGCTGGGTTACTGCATGGGCGGCACGATGAGCGCCATTTACACGTCGCTGCATCAGGAGCTGGTGAAGAACTTCATCCTCATGGCGGCCCCGGTGGACTGGTCCAACCGCGAGAGCCTGCTGGCCGTGTGGACCGATCCGAAGTGGTTTGATATTGACAAAGTGATCGACACGTTCGGCAACGCCGTGCCCGACTGGCTGCAAGGCTCGTTCGGGATGCTCAAGCCGGTGTCGAATTACATCGAGAAGTATCTCGGCTTCTACGAGAAGATGACGGACGAAAAGTTCCTCGAGGAATTCTTCGCGATGGAGACGTGGGTGAACGACAACATCCCCGTTGCCGGCGAGACGTTCCGCCAGTTCGTGAAGGACTTCTTTCAGAACAACATGCTGGTGCAGGGGCAGTTCCGGCTGGGCAACAAGCCCGTGCGGCTGGAGAACATCACCTGCCCGGTGCTGAATCTGATGGCGTCGGGCGATCACCTCGTGCCGTGTGGTCAAAGCGCTCCGTTCAATGACCTGGTCGGCTCGCGAGATCGAAAGGCGATCACGTTCCCGGCTGGGCACATCGGCTTGTCGGTCGGGTCGAAGGCACAGAAGGAGCTGTGGCCGCAGGCGGTGGAGTGGTTGGCGCAGCGAAGCGAGAAGCTGTAG